A window of the Rhodoferax sp. GW822-FHT02A01 genome harbors these coding sequences:
- a CDS encoding hydrogenase small subunit produces METFYEVMRRQGISRRSFMKYCSLTATSLGLGPAFVPQIAHAMETKPRTPVLWLHGLECTCCSESFIRSAHPLAKDVVLSMISLDYDDTLMAAAGHQAEAILEEIMTKYKGNYILAVEGNPPLNQDGMSCIIGGKPFIDQLKHVAKDAKAIISWGSCASWGCVQAAKPNPTQATPVHKVIFDKPIIKVPGCPPIAEVMTGVITYMLTFDRIPELDRQGRPKMFYSQRIHDKCYRRPHFDAGQFVEAFDDESARKGYCLYKVGCKGPTTYNACSTTRWNAGTSFPIQAGHGCIGCSEDGFWDKGSFYDRLTNIPQFGIESNADKVGGTAAAVVGAAAAAHAAVSAIVRANQKSDAKPAAPADH; encoded by the coding sequence ATGGAAACGTTTTACGAGGTGATGCGTCGCCAGGGCATATCACGCCGCAGTTTCATGAAGTACTGCTCCCTCACGGCGACCTCCCTGGGCCTGGGGCCGGCCTTTGTGCCGCAGATTGCCCATGCCATGGAAACCAAACCCCGCACCCCGGTGCTGTGGCTGCACGGGCTGGAATGCACCTGCTGCTCGGAATCTTTCATCCGTTCCGCGCACCCGCTCGCCAAGGACGTGGTGCTGTCCATGATCTCGCTGGACTACGACGACACCCTGATGGCCGCCGCCGGCCACCAGGCCGAGGCCATCCTCGAAGAGATCATGACCAAGTACAAGGGCAACTACATCCTGGCCGTCGAAGGCAACCCGCCGCTCAACCAGGACGGCATGAGCTGCATCATCGGTGGCAAGCCCTTCATCGACCAGCTCAAGCACGTAGCCAAGGACGCCAAGGCCATCATCAGCTGGGGCTCCTGCGCAAGCTGGGGCTGCGTGCAGGCGGCCAAGCCCAACCCGACGCAGGCCACGCCCGTCCACAAGGTCATCTTCGACAAGCCCATCATCAAGGTGCCGGGCTGCCCGCCCATCGCCGAGGTGATGACCGGCGTCATCACCTACATGCTGACCTTTGACCGCATCCCCGAGCTGGACCGCCAGGGCCGCCCGAAGATGTTCTACAGCCAGCGCATCCACGACAAGTGCTACCGCCGGCCGCACTTCGACGCGGGCCAGTTCGTCGAGGCCTTCGACGACGAGTCCGCGCGCAAGGGCTACTGCCTCTACAAGGTCGGCTGCAAGGGCCCGACGACCTACAACGCCTGCTCCACCACCCGCTGGAACGCGGGCACCAGCTTCCCCATCCAGGCCGGCCACGGCTGTATCGGCTGCTCGGAAGACGGCTTCTGGGACAAGGGTTCGTTCTACGACCGCCTGACCAACATCCCGCAGTTCGGCATTGAATCCAACGCCGACAAGGTCGGTGGCACGGCCGCCGCCGTGGTGGGCGCTGCCGCCGCAGCCCATGCTGCGGTATCGGCCATCGTGCGCGCCAACCAGAAGAGCGATGCCAAGCCCGCGGCTCCCGCTGACCACTAA
- a CDS encoding flagellin produces MASSPLSLLNSSNQAANAQALAMARLSSGARINSAKDDAAGLAIASQMVTQMGSTSQASGNISAGLSLTDVAGAALSQTNDTLQRMRELAVQAANGTNNSSDLQAIQKEFSQLSQSLDQVSSQTQFNGQNLLDGSFNASLQTGPNAGNTYQLSLGGVSSQALGLANVDVSSSSNASSALGAIDQALASVGSQQGSLGASQAALNAAAQNQSVTYDNLASAQSQISDTNYASESASLAQAGVSQEVSLKMLTLYDANQANVLSVFPGALGLNTQA; encoded by the coding sequence ATGGCCAGCTCACCCCTTTCCCTGCTCAACAGTTCCAACCAGGCAGCCAACGCGCAGGCGCTGGCGATGGCGCGGCTCAGTTCTGGCGCGCGTATCAACTCAGCCAAGGATGATGCCGCCGGGCTGGCCATTGCCAGCCAGATGGTCACCCAGATGGGCTCCACCAGCCAGGCTTCGGGCAATATCAGCGCGGGACTTTCACTCACGGACGTGGCAGGCGCTGCCCTGAGCCAAACCAATGACACCTTGCAGCGCATGCGTGAGCTGGCGGTACAGGCGGCCAACGGAACCAACAACAGTTCCGACCTGCAGGCCATCCAGAAGGAGTTTTCGCAGCTGTCGCAAAGCCTGGATCAGGTTTCTTCGCAGACGCAATTCAACGGGCAAAACCTGCTGGACGGCAGTTTCAACGCCAGCCTGCAAACCGGGCCGAACGCTGGCAATACCTATCAACTGTCTCTGGGAGGTGTGTCGTCGCAAGCGTTGGGCCTGGCAAATGTCGATGTCTCCAGCAGCAGCAATGCTTCCAGTGCACTTGGCGCCATCGACCAGGCACTTGCCAGCGTGGGATCGCAACAGGGCAGCCTAGGCGCGTCGCAGGCCGCCCTGAATGCGGCGGCGCAAAACCAGTCGGTCACCTATGACAACCTGGCATCGGCGCAAAGCCAGATCAGCGATACCAACTACGCCAGCGAATCGGCGTCATTGGCCCAGGCTGGTGTGAGCCAGGAGGTGTCGTTGAAGATGTTGACCCTGTATGACGCCAACCAGGCCAACGTCCTGAGCGTATTTCCGGGCGCACTGGGGCTCAACACCCAGGCCTGA
- a CDS encoding response regulator: MAPISTSVIMTIDNSTTRQYGGTGLGLAICKNLIELMHGSVEVESTPGVGSCFWFTLPLGVVKNQPIHHAGIPSDYRVLVIDDNRQTMELIKEMLIQIGVDAHAVDSGHKALVEIAQACESVHPYDLVLLDWQMPTMSGIETAQKLEEMQLKKPPTMVLITGHARAEIYDGSFNDYFVDILIKPISSYTLRELIYRLNNSAATHLSAQGSRRPSSHVSTKVLPTAGSTVELLVAEDNAFNQQIANELLTEAGYTVSLAENGQMAVDMVNAKFNAGSCYHLVLMDMQMPIMDGVAATKIIRAKYPSEMLPIVAMTANAMQADRDRCIAAGMDDFVTKPIDPQRLFETINKWLGTAPTPAGNTSHSPSAANGGDWLTALASIPDLDVKSGLSLMGDNEKLYLSSLREFVSKAEAFRSEMTTHLAGQNYAAAERLAHTLKGQSAYLGARLLRGAAGHVEDLLRSGDFAAQHLETEVRKLLDLLEGFVSDVQSRLAPFPGPTATAATPAQAPAVATDTSRIYEKFLRALKDNDPAAQEMLEEHRAALETILGTNTSAVMEHLNAFQFDEALALLNTG; the protein is encoded by the coding sequence ATGGCGCCGATTTCAACCAGCGTCATCATGACGATTGACAACTCGACAACCCGGCAATATGGCGGCACCGGGCTGGGACTTGCCATCTGCAAGAACCTCATTGAGCTCATGCACGGAAGTGTGGAAGTGGAAAGCACTCCCGGAGTGGGTTCGTGCTTCTGGTTTACCTTGCCTCTGGGCGTAGTCAAGAATCAACCTATTCATCATGCAGGAATCCCTTCCGACTACCGGGTGTTGGTGATAGACGACAACCGGCAGACCATGGAACTCATCAAGGAGATGCTGATCCAGATCGGCGTGGACGCACACGCGGTGGACTCTGGCCACAAGGCGCTGGTCGAAATTGCGCAGGCCTGCGAATCTGTGCATCCCTACGATCTGGTACTGCTCGACTGGCAGATGCCCACCATGAGCGGAATCGAGACAGCCCAGAAATTGGAGGAGATGCAGCTGAAAAAGCCTCCGACCATGGTGCTGATTACCGGGCATGCCAGGGCCGAGATTTACGACGGAAGCTTCAATGATTATTTTGTGGATATTCTGATCAAGCCGATCTCTTCCTACACGCTCAGGGAACTCATATACCGGCTGAACAATTCCGCTGCCACCCATCTTTCAGCACAAGGAAGTCGCAGGCCCTCTTCACATGTTTCCACCAAAGTGTTGCCTACTGCGGGTTCCACCGTGGAGTTGCTGGTTGCTGAAGACAACGCGTTCAACCAGCAGATTGCCAATGAGCTGCTGACCGAAGCGGGCTACACGGTCAGTCTGGCTGAGAATGGGCAAATGGCCGTTGACATGGTCAACGCAAAATTTAACGCTGGCTCCTGCTACCACCTGGTGCTGATGGACATGCAAATGCCGATCATGGACGGTGTAGCCGCCACCAAGATCATCCGGGCAAAGTACCCATCCGAGATGCTGCCCATCGTTGCCATGACCGCCAATGCAATGCAGGCCGACCGCGACCGGTGCATTGCCGCGGGCATGGATGACTTTGTCACCAAGCCTATCGATCCCCAACGGCTGTTTGAAACCATCAACAAATGGCTGGGAACCGCGCCCACGCCCGCTGGCAACACAAGCCACAGCCCGTCGGCAGCAAACGGCGGAGATTGGCTGACTGCCCTGGCTTCCATCCCGGATCTGGATGTCAAGAGCGGGCTGTCACTGATGGGAGACAACGAAAAACTGTACTTGAGTTCTCTGCGTGAATTCGTCTCCAAGGCAGAGGCCTTCCGCAGCGAAATGACCACACACCTTGCCGGTCAAAATTACGCAGCTGCCGAGCGCCTGGCACATACGCTTAAAGGTCAAAGCGCCTATTTGGGTGCCCGCCTGCTCAGGGGGGCGGCGGGTCATGTGGAGGATTTGTTGCGCTCGGGAGACTTTGCAGCCCAGCACCTCGAAACCGAAGTTCGCAAGCTCCTTGATTTGCTGGAAGGATTTGTATCGGACGTCCAATCCAGACTCGCTCCTTTTCCCGGCCCTACAGCGACAGCGGCAACTCCTGCGCAAGCCCCAGCAGTTGCGACTGATACGAGCCGTATTTACGAGAAATTCCTGCGCGCGTTGAAGGACAACGATCCCGCTGCACAGGAAATGCTCGAAGAGCATCGAGCGGCTCTGGAGACTATCCTGGGGACCAACACTTCGGCGGTCATGGAGCACCTGAATGCCTTCCAGTTTGACGAGGCTCTGGCACTTCTGAACACTGGCTAA
- a CDS encoding lysozyme produces the protein MDALAVTLELIRRFEGLYASPYLCPAGVPTIGYGATYYEDGTRVALTDSPITRERAEALLLWHVKSVYFPAVLRWCPAVIHETPGRIAALIDWTFNLGSGNLRASTLRKKVNLADWGSVPAELLKWNKAGGRVLRGLTARRSAEASLI, from the coding sequence ATGGACGCCCTGGCCGTCACGTTGGAGCTTATCCGCAGGTTTGAGGGGCTCTATGCCTCTCCATACCTGTGTCCCGCTGGTGTACCGACTATCGGCTATGGGGCTACCTACTACGAGGATGGGACTCGGGTAGCCCTGACAGATTCGCCGATTACCAGAGAGCGGGCAGAAGCACTCCTATTGTGGCACGTCAAGAGCGTGTACTTCCCCGCTGTTCTGCGCTGGTGCCCAGCCGTAATCCATGAAACACCTGGGCGCATCGCTGCGCTAATCGACTGGACTTTCAACCTTGGCAGCGGAAACCTGCGGGCATCAACCCTGCGCAAGAAGGTCAACTTGGCAGATTGGGGTAGCGTCCCGGCTGAACTTCTCAAATGGAACAAAGCAGGGGGCCGAGTTCTGCGCGGCCTTACTGCCAGACGGTCAGCAGAAGCATCGCTTATCTAG
- a CDS encoding integrase, whose translation MKKSKYPRLRSHTRKGKGGQVWVSYWYDMRGTGKPDVPLGNDYATAIQQWDRLVNHLPMTKGRVQEAIDKFKERVLPTYTSAETVKGYTKNLRQLEPVFGKAGWHEITLPVLRQYLDGRSAKTQGNRELALLSVIWGKALLWGMTEKTWPAAGVKGWKNPEQPREFEVTTELFNAVYEHADQVLRDCMDIATTTGMRLTDTRTVRMPVDGRLRFRAGKTGKWDFFVVEKSPVLTALLERRGNAESVMLLTTKTGRAVSESMLRTRYDAARIKASAAYPKLADDIKAMFLRDTRKRAADLAEDVDEASKLLQHSSKSLTVKHYRTKGNELKAVR comes from the coding sequence ATGAAAAAGTCGAAGTACCCGCGCCTTCGCTCACACACCCGTAAGGGCAAGGGTGGTCAGGTGTGGGTGTCCTACTGGTATGACATGCGCGGTACAGGAAAGCCCGATGTGCCGCTGGGAAACGACTATGCCACGGCGATCCAGCAATGGGATCGGCTGGTAAACCACCTGCCCATGACAAAGGGTCGAGTGCAAGAGGCCATCGATAAATTCAAGGAGCGGGTTCTACCCACCTACACTTCGGCAGAGACCGTAAAGGGCTACACCAAGAATCTGCGCCAGCTCGAACCGGTCTTCGGCAAAGCTGGCTGGCACGAGATTACTCTTCCGGTACTGCGCCAGTACCTGGATGGCCGTAGCGCCAAGACCCAGGGAAACCGCGAGTTGGCCCTGTTGTCTGTGATCTGGGGCAAGGCCCTGTTATGGGGCATGACCGAAAAGACATGGCCCGCCGCAGGAGTTAAGGGCTGGAAAAACCCTGAGCAGCCCCGCGAATTCGAAGTCACAACTGAATTGTTCAACGCCGTCTACGAGCACGCTGACCAAGTGCTACGCGACTGCATGGACATAGCCACAACCACTGGCATGCGACTGACCGACACGCGCACAGTCCGCATGCCGGTGGATGGCCGCCTGCGATTTCGGGCTGGGAAGACCGGAAAATGGGACTTTTTCGTGGTGGAGAAATCACCAGTACTCACAGCTCTGCTCGAGCGCCGTGGAAACGCGGAGAGCGTGATGTTGCTCACCACCAAGACCGGACGTGCGGTGTCTGAATCCATGCTGCGCACCCGCTATGACGCCGCCCGGATCAAGGCATCTGCCGCCTACCCCAAGCTCGCCGACGACATAAAGGCCATGTTCCTTCGCGATACCCGCAAGCGGGCAGCTGACCTCGCCGAAGACGTAGATGAGGCAAGTAAGTTGCTCCAACACAGCAGTAAATCGCTCACTGTCAAACACTACCGGACCAAGGGCAACGAGCTTAAAGCGGTACGATAA
- a CDS encoding MurR/RpiR family transcriptional regulator yields the protein MQQVTPPKDYEELIRVIHERYEDMSKSYQSIAVYLTQNPNEVAIKPVNSIAETCGIHASSFVRFAQALGYKGFKELQQLYQQRLSTAAPGFNARVKALQSELADHSTTSTFLQDLVHRDIASLQELVELTSKGDVAKATKMMEVADTIYLIGQLRSAPVVELMRYVLTMLGKRAVLLDASGGLTTHMANLIRPRDMLIAVSFRFYANEVVNVVESCGSRQVPILAISDSTLSPLAKNASVLFTVPEHEYSFSRSLAAPMCLAQALLVNLASKLQKQVEPRIPTVTQQK from the coding sequence ATGCAACAAGTCACTCCTCCCAAAGATTACGAAGAGCTCATCCGGGTGATCCATGAGCGCTATGAGGACATGAGCAAGTCGTATCAGTCAATCGCCGTGTACCTTACGCAAAACCCCAATGAAGTCGCCATCAAACCCGTAAATTCGATCGCAGAGACTTGCGGTATCCATGCATCCAGCTTTGTGCGCTTTGCACAGGCACTGGGCTACAAAGGATTCAAGGAACTGCAGCAGCTCTATCAACAGCGTTTATCTACGGCTGCACCCGGATTTAATGCCCGCGTAAAGGCGCTCCAGTCTGAGCTTGCAGACCACAGCACAACATCCACATTTCTGCAAGACTTGGTACACCGCGACATTGCGTCGCTGCAAGAACTCGTCGAACTGACCTCCAAAGGAGATGTGGCCAAAGCAACTAAGATGATGGAGGTCGCCGACACAATCTATCTCATAGGCCAGTTGCGCTCTGCACCTGTGGTGGAGTTAATGCGCTACGTTCTCACCATGTTGGGCAAGCGCGCCGTCTTGTTGGACGCCAGTGGCGGGCTTACGACCCACATGGCAAATCTCATTCGGCCAAGGGATATGTTGATCGCCGTGTCTTTTCGCTTCTATGCCAACGAAGTAGTAAATGTAGTGGAGAGCTGCGGCAGCCGTCAGGTGCCTATCTTGGCTATCTCAGATTCAACTCTCTCGCCATTGGCCAAAAACGCCTCGGTCCTTTTTACGGTGCCAGAACACGAGTATTCGTTTTCAAGATCACTTGCAGCCCCTATGTGTTTAGCCCAGGCCTTGCTGGTTAATTTGGCATCTAAACTTCAGAAACAGGTAGAGCCAAGGATTCCGACTGTAACCCAGCAGAAGTAG
- a CDS encoding LysR family transcriptional regulator encodes MKEQNIESLWSHIYWLATLAGQGSYTAAAERLNVSKAAMSQRIAELERIAGVSLVQRTTRSVRLTEAGQRLVDETQSSFEHIAQSFDQVKDMAETPRGLVRITAPVAFARQQLVPQLPAFFKDFPEVRIELDMSDRLRSLGKEGFDLAVRHAASPPETHVAWPLCKTETLLVATPGYLRRAGEVKEPADLRNHNCLHYPRANESAAWTFEARNSRATDALVTVQVSGCLAANNSESLRDAALSGLGIALLPDFTAQSHIRSGKLVGVLPKWRSVRAFAEHLYLIRPYSPHVPRTVAVLVKHLRQRFAGGFSRMSSST; translated from the coding sequence ATGAAAGAACAAAATATAGAATCCCTCTGGAGCCACATTTACTGGCTTGCCACCCTGGCGGGTCAGGGCAGCTATACCGCAGCAGCGGAACGATTGAATGTGAGCAAGGCTGCCATGAGCCAGCGCATTGCCGAGCTGGAACGCATAGCCGGTGTAAGCCTGGTACAACGAACCACCCGCAGCGTGCGACTGACCGAAGCTGGACAGCGCTTGGTCGATGAAACACAGTCTTCCTTTGAACATATTGCACAAAGCTTTGACCAGGTAAAGGACATGGCGGAAACCCCTCGCGGACTGGTGCGCATTACAGCGCCGGTCGCTTTTGCGCGGCAGCAATTGGTGCCTCAACTACCTGCGTTTTTCAAGGACTTTCCCGAAGTACGCATTGAACTCGACATGTCCGACCGCTTGCGCTCACTAGGAAAAGAGGGCTTTGATCTTGCCGTCAGGCATGCCGCGTCCCCGCCCGAAACGCACGTGGCTTGGCCACTGTGCAAGACCGAAACGCTCCTGGTGGCGACGCCAGGCTACTTGCGTCGCGCAGGCGAAGTGAAGGAGCCTGCGGACCTGCGTAACCACAACTGCCTGCACTATCCCCGTGCCAACGAAAGTGCGGCATGGACCTTTGAGGCACGCAACAGCCGCGCTACGGACGCATTGGTCACGGTGCAAGTATCTGGCTGTCTGGCGGCCAACAACAGCGAGTCACTGCGCGATGCAGCCTTATCTGGGCTGGGCATCGCCCTGCTACCCGACTTCACGGCACAGTCACACATCCGGTCGGGTAAGTTGGTGGGTGTGTTGCCCAAGTGGCGAAGTGTGCGTGCATTCGCTGAGCACCTGTACCTTATACGGCCCTACAGTCCCCATGTACCCCGAACCGTAGCGGTGCTGGTCAAACACCTGCGCCAGCGCTTTGCTGGCGGCTTTTCGCGAATGTCTTCGTCAACTTGA
- a CDS encoding CoA-acylating methylmalonate-semialdehyde dehydrogenase translates to MTPYSDTAEVAQYIQGARTAGTSTRTQPVYNPATGAVARQVRLGNAADVAAAVASANAAFPAWADTPPIRRARIMFKFLELLNARKDELARVITAEHGKVFTDAQGEVSRGIDIVEFSCGIAQLLKGDFTDQVSTGIDNWTLRQPLGVVAGITPFNFPVMVPMWMFPVAIAAGNTFVLKPSPLDPSPSLLIADLFKQAGLPDGVFNVVQGDKEAVDALLEHPDVKAISFVGSTPIANHIYETGARHGKRVQALGGAKNHMVVMPDADIDQAVDALVGAGYGSAGERCMAISVAVLVGDVGDRLIPKLLERTKSLKVLDGMNLAAEMGPIVTQAAHARITGYIEQGVKEGATLLHDGRTFSGKAAGAGCDNGFWMGGTLFDNVTPEMKIYKEEIFGPVLSCVHVKDLAQAVNLINAHEFGNGVSCFTRDGNVAREFSRRIQVGMVGINVPIPVPMAWHGFGGWKKSLFGDMHAYGEEGVRFYTKQKSIMQRWPESIGKGAEFVMPTAK, encoded by the coding sequence ATGACCCCCTATTCCGATACCGCTGAAGTTGCCCAGTACATCCAGGGCGCACGCACCGCCGGCACCAGCACGCGCACGCAACCGGTCTACAACCCCGCCACAGGTGCCGTGGCGCGTCAGGTGCGCCTGGGCAATGCCGCCGATGTAGCCGCCGCCGTGGCATCTGCTAACGCGGCATTCCCCGCCTGGGCCGACACGCCACCCATCCGGCGCGCGCGCATCATGTTCAAGTTTCTGGAGCTGCTCAATGCCCGGAAGGACGAACTGGCCCGCGTGATCACCGCCGAACATGGCAAGGTGTTTACCGATGCGCAGGGTGAAGTCTCGCGCGGCATCGACATCGTCGAGTTTTCCTGCGGCATTGCGCAGTTGCTCAAGGGTGACTTCACCGACCAGGTGAGTACCGGCATCGACAATTGGACGCTGCGCCAGCCCTTGGGCGTGGTGGCCGGCATCACGCCGTTCAACTTCCCTGTGATGGTGCCCATGTGGATGTTCCCGGTGGCGATTGCCGCAGGCAACACCTTTGTCTTGAAGCCCAGTCCGCTGGACCCCAGCCCCAGCCTGCTGATTGCCGACCTGTTCAAGCAAGCCGGCCTGCCCGACGGTGTGTTCAACGTGGTGCAGGGCGACAAGGAAGCCGTGGACGCATTGCTGGAACACCCCGATGTGAAGGCCATCAGCTTCGTGGGCTCCACACCCATTGCCAACCACATCTATGAAACCGGCGCGCGCCACGGTAAACGCGTGCAGGCCCTGGGCGGTGCCAAGAACCACATGGTGGTGATGCCCGATGCCGACATCGATCAGGCCGTGGACGCCCTGGTGGGCGCGGGCTATGGCTCGGCTGGTGAACGCTGCATGGCCATCAGCGTGGCGGTGCTGGTGGGGGATGTAGGCGATCGCCTGATTCCCAAACTGCTGGAGCGCACCAAATCCCTGAAGGTGCTGGACGGCATGAACCTCGCTGCCGAGATGGGCCCCATCGTGACCCAGGCCGCGCACGCGCGCATCACCGGCTACATCGAACAAGGTGTGAAGGAAGGCGCCACGCTCTTGCACGACGGTCGTACCTTCAGCGGCAAGGCCGCCGGTGCGGGCTGTGACAACGGTTTCTGGATGGGTGGCACGCTGTTTGACAACGTCACGCCCGAGATGAAGATCTACAAGGAGGAGATCTTCGGCCCGGTGCTGTCCTGCGTGCATGTGAAAGACCTGGCCCAGGCGGTGAACCTGATCAACGCGCATGAGTTCGGCAACGGTGTCTCCTGCTTCACCCGCGACGGCAATGTGGCACGCGAATTCAGCCGCCGCATCCAGGTGGGCATGGTGGGCATCAACGTGCCGATTCCCGTGCCCATGGCCTGGCACGGCTTTGGTGGCTGGAAGAAGAGCCTGTTTGGCGACATGCACGCCTATGGCGAAGAGGGCGTGCGCTTCTATACCAAGCAAAAGAGCATCATGCAGCGCTGGCCCGAGAGCATTGGCAAGGGTGCCGAGTTTGTGATGCCTACGGCCAAGTAA
- the iolE gene encoding myo-inosose-2 dehydratase codes for MKAKLGIAPIAWSNDDLPELGGDVSLETCLSEARMAGFTGIETGGKFPQDAAVLGPILKAHDIRLCGGWFSGLLLDSELAAEKERIAQQLATFKALGAPCIVYGETAGTIQGDRHAPLNTRRTLSEDQIKIYARKMTAFAEWCAEQGMPIAFHHHMAAPIETEQDLDLMMKHSGSTLPLLFDAGHMAFAGGDVLRVIDKHAKRISHVHAKNIRRNVVDSLDRSKDSFLDAVLKGAFTVPGDGSLDFETIVKRLASHGYEGWFVVEAEQDPKPNPPLKMAQIGHKELLRVMQAAGYEVVT; via the coding sequence ATGAAGGCAAAACTTGGAATCGCCCCGATAGCATGGTCCAACGATGACCTGCCCGAACTCGGTGGCGATGTCAGCTTGGAGACGTGCCTGAGCGAGGCGCGCATGGCCGGCTTTACCGGCATTGAAACCGGCGGCAAATTTCCTCAGGATGCAGCTGTTTTGGGCCCCATCCTCAAGGCCCACGACATCCGGCTGTGTGGCGGCTGGTTCTCCGGCTTGCTGCTGGATTCAGAGCTGGCAGCCGAGAAGGAGCGAATCGCCCAGCAGCTCGCCACCTTCAAGGCTCTGGGCGCGCCGTGCATCGTCTATGGCGAAACGGCAGGAACCATCCAGGGCGACCGCCATGCTCCCCTGAATACGCGGCGCACACTTTCTGAAGACCAGATCAAGATCTACGCACGCAAGATGACCGCGTTTGCGGAGTGGTGCGCAGAGCAGGGCATGCCCATCGCCTTCCACCACCACATGGCCGCGCCCATAGAGACCGAGCAGGATCTGGATTTGATGATGAAGCATTCGGGATCTACGCTGCCGTTGTTGTTTGATGCTGGACACATGGCCTTTGCCGGTGGCGATGTCTTGCGCGTCATTGACAAACATGCCAAACGCATCAGCCACGTCCATGCCAAGAACATCCGGCGCAACGTGGTGGACAGCCTGGACCGCAGCAAGGACAGCTTTCTGGATGCCGTTTTGAAAGGCGCCTTCACCGTGCCGGGTGATGGCTCGCTGGACTTCGAAACGATTGTCAAACGCCTGGCGTCGCACGGTTATGAAGGCTGGTTTGTAGTTGAGGCCGAGCAAGACCCCAAACCCAATCCGCCCTTGAAGATGGCGCAAATCGGTCATAAGGAATTGTTGCGCGTCATGCAAGCCGCGGGTTACGAAGTAGTCACCTGA